One part of the Nostoc sp. PCC 7120 = FACHB-418 genome encodes these proteins:
- a CDS encoding sensor histidine kinase — MLEFIHNIFADNLFIPHGHCYLWQPGLVWLHLLSDFLIAVAYYSIPITLIYFVRKRQDLPFKWIFLLFGAFIISCATSHVMEIWTLWHPTYWLSGFMKAITAFISIYTAIVLVPIVPQLLALPSPAQLEAANNQLKIEIIERKTAEAALLQIKADLENRVEERTNQLQQSMLASLATAAKAKDQAEKLQVALNDLANAQVQLIQTEKMSSLGQLVAGIAHEINNPVNFIYGNIHFIYEYTKDLWQLIILYQQCYPEPAWEIAAYTQEIDLDFVQNDFAKILASIKNGAERIREIVLSLRNFSRLDEAEIKQVDIHEGIDNTILLLKNRLKGQGKHPDIEVVREYNNLPLVECYPGQLNQVFMNILTNAIEAAKESVNNPLIRIQTEALDSDQVMIQISDNGCGMTEEIRNKIFDPFFTTKPIGSGTGLGMSISYQIIDKHGGTLKCVSAPNEGTEFIIYIPTRLKSSI; from the coding sequence ATGTTAGAATTTATACATAATATTTTTGCAGATAATTTATTTATCCCCCACGGCCATTGCTACCTGTGGCAGCCTGGATTAGTTTGGTTACATTTACTTTCAGATTTTCTCATCGCTGTTGCCTATTATTCCATCCCCATCACTCTGATTTATTTTGTGCGTAAGCGACAAGATTTGCCTTTTAAATGGATATTCCTACTATTTGGGGCGTTCATTATCTCTTGTGCTACGTCCCATGTGATGGAAATCTGGACACTTTGGCATCCAACCTATTGGTTGTCTGGTTTCATGAAGGCAATCACCGCTTTTATTTCTATATATACAGCCATTGTCCTTGTACCCATAGTTCCTCAATTATTAGCTTTACCTAGTCCCGCACAATTAGAAGCTGCTAACAACCAACTCAAAATCGAAATCATCGAGCGCAAAACAGCAGAAGCAGCTCTTTTACAAATTAAAGCAGACTTAGAAAATAGAGTTGAGGAACGCACCAATCAGTTACAGCAAAGTATGTTGGCATCTTTGGCTACAGCTGCTAAAGCTAAAGACCAGGCAGAAAAACTGCAAGTCGCTTTGAACGATTTGGCTAACGCTCAAGTCCAACTGATTCAAACAGAAAAAATGTCTTCTTTGGGTCAATTAGTTGCGGGTATTGCCCATGAAATTAATAACCCAGTTAATTTTATCTACGGTAATATTCATTTCATCTATGAATATACCAAAGATTTGTGGCAACTAATTATTCTTTATCAGCAATGCTATCCTGAACCTGCTTGGGAAATTGCAGCTTATACACAAGAAATTGATCTTGATTTTGTACAAAATGATTTTGCAAAAATTTTAGCCTCTATCAAGAATGGAGCCGAGCGCATTCGGGAAATAGTTTTATCTTTACGCAATTTTTCTCGCTTGGATGAAGCGGAAATTAAACAAGTAGATATTCATGAAGGTATTGATAATACAATATTGCTCCTAAAAAACCGCTTAAAAGGTCAGGGCAAACATCCAGATATTGAAGTCGTTAGAGAATACAATAACTTACCTCTAGTCGAGTGCTATCCTGGGCAACTGAATCAAGTATTTATGAATATCCTGACCAATGCTATTGAAGCAGCAAAGGAATCAGTGAACAATCCGCTAATTCGGATTCAGACTGAGGCTCTAGATAGCGATCAAGTGATGATTCAGATTTCTGATAACGGTTGTGGTATGACGGAGGAGATAAGAAATAAAATTTTTGATCCTTTCTTCACAACTAAACCTATTGGTTCAGGCACGGGTCTAGGGATGTCAATTAGCTATCAAATTATAGATAAGCATGGTGGAACCCTAAAGTGTGTTTCTGCTCCCAATGAAGGGACTGAGTTTATCATTTACATCCCAACTCGCCTCAAGTCTTCTATATAA
- a CDS encoding DEAD/DEAH box helicase, whose translation MSFSHLGLSNEIINAVTELGYTKPTPIQMQSIPAVLSGRDLLAGAQTGTGKTASFTLPLLHLLSQDSLKSASNASSPIRALILTPTRELAAQVESSVRDYGKYLKLNSMVMFGGVSINPQKQRLKGRVDILVATPGRLLDHVQQGTVNLSQIEILVLDEADRMLDMGFIRDIRRILSLLPKQRQNLLFFATFSDKIKELAAGLLNRPQMIEVARRNVTADTVTQKVYKIERDRKRDLLAHLIRKDNWYQVLVFTRTKYGADRLVKQLGHERIQALAIHGNKSQSARTHALAKFKNGSLQVLVATDIAARGLDISELPYVVNFDLPYVPEDYVHRIGRTGRAGASGEAVSLVSADEYHLLADIEKLIEKRLPFELVAGIGANSQAKPEPTQDERKQKPKDSQHQPRSAAQGVPKKSGKKRLTNSGKR comes from the coding sequence ATGTCTTTTTCTCATCTCGGCTTGTCCAATGAAATTATCAATGCTGTTACTGAGTTGGGGTACACCAAACCCACACCCATCCAGATGCAGTCTATTCCTGCTGTCTTATCAGGACGAGATTTGCTAGCTGGCGCTCAAACTGGAACTGGGAAAACTGCCAGCTTTACTCTCCCCCTCCTACATTTATTATCCCAAGATAGTCTTAAAAGCGCCTCCAATGCTTCCTCACCCATTCGGGCGCTAATTCTTACCCCGACTCGTGAACTCGCCGCACAGGTGGAGTCAAGCGTGCGTGACTACGGCAAGTACTTGAAGCTGAACTCAATGGTGATGTTTGGTGGAGTCAGCATTAATCCCCAAAAACAGCGTTTAAAGGGTCGTGTAGATATTCTGGTTGCTACCCCAGGGCGACTGCTAGACCATGTGCAGCAGGGAACGGTAAACCTTTCACAGATTGAGATTCTGGTGCTGGATGAAGCCGACCGGATGTTGGATATGGGCTTTATTCGTGATATCCGTCGTATCCTCTCCCTGTTGCCCAAACAGCGACAAAACTTGCTATTCTTCGCTACATTCTCAGACAAAATCAAGGAACTCGCCGCCGGTCTACTGAATCGCCCGCAGATGATCGAAGTAGCACGCCGTAACGTTACAGCCGATACTGTGACACAAAAAGTCTACAAAATAGAGCGCGATAGAAAACGAGATTTACTGGCTCACCTGATTCGGAAAGATAATTGGTATCAAGTACTAGTATTTACTCGTACCAAGTATGGTGCTGACCGTCTAGTTAAACAATTAGGCCATGAGCGCATTCAAGCTCTAGCTATCCACGGTAATAAGAGCCAGTCGGCGCGTACCCACGCTCTGGCAAAGTTCAAAAATGGTAGTTTACAAGTTTTAGTAGCAACTGACATTGCTGCACGAGGACTGGACATCAGCGAATTGCCTTATGTGGTCAATTTCGATTTGCCCTATGTACCAGAAGATTATGTTCATCGTATTGGTCGCACTGGTCGCGCTGGTGCATCAGGTGAGGCTGTATCGCTGGTGAGCGCCGATGAATATCATTTGTTGGCAGATATTGAAAAACTGATTGAAAAGCGATTGCCTTTTGAATTGGTAGCGGGTATTGGAGCTAATTCCCAAGCTAAACCCGAACCAACTCAGGATGAACGCAAGCAAAAACCCAAAGATAGTCAGCATCAGCCTCGCTCTGCTGCTCAAGGTGTGCCAAAGAAATCAGGGAAAAAACGTTTAACTAATTCTGGAAAAAGGTAA
- a CDS encoding HupE/UreJ family protein, with translation MLTTSIPTAVRKLQHRHLGAIAALILISLLSSVSGLSLHHQITNGWDGFLWGVADPVLHLDSLARILGIGLISTGIVHGSFITMSFVLASILGILTHLSTFHLPGAEIAIAIFTIGFGAMLVMPYRPNWLVVVILGAIAGLLQGYVSGQAINGIDIISLLTYTLGFGLTQYAIATSTRRLVSDSLSTIVRFVGFAFIAIGFVFCGNFINFLGAGNF, from the coding sequence ATGTTAACTACATCCATACCTACTGCTGTCAGAAAGTTACAGCATCGTCACCTGGGAGCGATCGCAGCTTTAATACTAATTAGTTTATTAAGCTCTGTAAGTGGATTATCTCTGCATCATCAAATAACTAATGGCTGGGATGGTTTTTTATGGGGTGTGGCTGATCCGGTGCTGCACCTCGACAGTTTAGCAAGGATCTTAGGCATTGGCTTAATCTCAACAGGCATTGTTCATGGTTCATTCATCACCATGTCTTTTGTCTTAGCATCCATACTGGGCATACTTACACATTTATCGACGTTCCATTTACCAGGTGCAGAAATAGCGATCGCCATTTTTACTATTGGCTTTGGTGCTATGTTAGTCATGCCCTATCGACCTAACTGGCTGGTTGTAGTGATCTTGGGAGCGATCGCTGGTTTGTTGCAAGGCTACGTTTCTGGACAAGCTATCAACGGGATTGATATCATCTCCCTGCTTACCTATACTTTAGGCTTCGGTTTAACTCAGTATGCAATCGCCACTAGCACCAGACGACTAGTTAGCGATAGTCTATCCACCATTGTTCGTTTTGTAGGTTTTGCTTTTATAGCGATCGGTTTTGTATTTTGCGGTAACTTCATCAATTTTTTAGGGGCTGGTAATTTTTAA
- a CDS encoding ABC transporter ATP-binding protein translates to MTKSRRITKLAAYLRPHWREAALGILALLSVNGLGVYIPWLIRGCVELLATNFSWNQILRYVVIIILLSSAMLLIRMASRIWLFGVGRQVEFDLKQRIFEHLLKLEPAYFATNTIGDLISRATSDVDNVRRLLGFAVLSLANTLFAYVLTLPVMLRISVDLTLAALAVYPFMFVLVNLFSNRLRQEQAKVQEQLSDISELIQEDISGIALIKIYAQEENERRAFAQQNQKLLGVNLELAKSRNILFPLIGGLASLSSLIVIWLGTSRIAEGTLAVGDFLALLIYIERLVFPTALLGFTISAYQRGEVSVDRLEAILSVEAKIQDADAAIHLELGEVKGELTAKNLSYTYPGVENPALNKVNFTIAPGETVAIVGAIGSGKSTLANALPRLLEVAPGQLFLDGQDITQIALADLRSAIAYVPQDSFLFSTTIKNNIRYSDPVSPPENVEYVAKLAQIHPEIINFPQQYETIVGERGITLSGGQRQRTALARAMLVNAPVLILDDALSSVDNQTATQILNNLSSGTERKTVVFITHQLSAAAAADRIFVMDKGQIVQVGNHLELLQQAGLYRKLWSQHQVAELLS, encoded by the coding sequence ATGACAAAATCTCGACGAATTACTAAACTTGCTGCTTATCTGCGTCCCCATTGGCGGGAAGCAGCATTGGGCATCCTGGCTTTGTTGTCTGTCAATGGGCTGGGTGTTTATATCCCTTGGTTAATTAGGGGTTGTGTTGAACTACTTGCTACCAACTTTAGCTGGAATCAAATATTACGTTACGTAGTAATTATTATCTTGCTTAGTTCTGCCATGTTGCTCATCCGTATGGCTTCGCGGATTTGGTTATTTGGAGTGGGTAGACAAGTAGAATTTGACCTTAAACAACGGATTTTTGAACATTTACTCAAGCTAGAACCAGCTTATTTTGCTACCAATACAATTGGTGATTTAATTAGCAGAGCGACTAGTGATGTCGATAATGTCAGGCGCTTATTAGGTTTTGCGGTCTTAAGTTTGGCCAACACCCTATTTGCTTACGTTCTTACCTTACCTGTCATGCTAAGAATTAGTGTCGATTTGACACTCGCAGCTTTGGCAGTCTATCCCTTTATGTTTGTTTTAGTTAATTTATTTAGCAATCGTTTACGTCAAGAACAGGCAAAAGTACAAGAACAACTCTCTGACATTAGTGAGCTGATTCAAGAAGATATTAGTGGCATCGCTTTAATTAAAATTTACGCCCAAGAAGAAAACGAGCGGCGCGCTTTTGCCCAACAAAATCAAAAGTTATTAGGGGTTAACTTGGAACTAGCCAAAAGTCGTAATATTCTGTTTCCTCTAATTGGGGGTTTAGCCAGTCTGAGTTCACTAATAGTTATTTGGTTGGGAACATCACGAATTGCGGAGGGAACCTTAGCTGTTGGCGATTTTTTGGCGCTTCTCATATACATAGAACGTCTAGTCTTTCCCACAGCGCTATTAGGTTTTACGATTTCTGCTTACCAACGGGGTGAGGTGAGTGTAGATCGTTTGGAAGCTATCCTCAGCGTAGAAGCTAAAATTCAAGATGCTGATGCAGCCATACATTTAGAATTAGGTGAGGTAAAAGGGGAATTAACCGCCAAGAATCTCAGTTACACTTATCCGGGTGTTGAAAACCCAGCTTTGAACAAAGTTAACTTTACTATTGCTCCTGGGGAAACTGTGGCGATTGTAGGAGCAATCGGTTCTGGTAAGTCTACCTTAGCTAATGCCTTGCCCAGATTGTTGGAAGTTGCTCCAGGACAATTGTTTTTAGATGGGCAGGATATTACTCAGATAGCTTTGGCCGATTTACGTAGTGCGATCGCTTATGTTCCTCAAGATAGCTTTTTATTTAGTACCACAATTAAAAATAATATCCGCTATAGCGATCCTGTCAGTCCCCCAGAAAATGTAGAGTATGTTGCTAAACTAGCTCAAATCCATCCCGAAATTATTAATTTTCCCCAACAGTATGAAACTATCGTGGGAGAACGTGGTATTACCCTTTCTGGCGGTCAAAGACAACGTACTGCACTAGCTAGAGCAATGTTAGTTAATGCTCCAGTCTTAATCTTGGATGATGCCCTCTCTAGTGTGGATAATCAAACAGCTACACAAATTCTCAATAATCTATCTAGTGGTACTGAACGTAAGACTGTAGTTTTTATCACTCATCAACTTTCGGCGGCGGCAGCAGCAGACCGGATTTTTGTCATGGATAAAGGGCAAATTGTCCAGGTGGGTAATCACTTGGAACTCTTGCAGCAAGCAGGTCTTTACCGGAAATTGTGGAGCCAGCATCAGGTGGCAGAATTACTAAGTTAG